From Oryctolagus cuniculus chromosome 17, mOryCun1.1, whole genome shotgun sequence, a single genomic window includes:
- the LOC138846341 gene encoding leucine-rich repeat-containing protein 37A3-like has product MQDEKPSMTQQEETAEILQAPEEAAPSPIHQEAQAHASVFPTEHEPLKDQEADTAQQPKPPEEDEHSPLPGVPAQPEQLKEPSPSQQGISVPPLERPVSAYQLPLQQGNTNQPSDIFPEMSDAIPMNMTFSPHIPEEILRTQHLRMSKTKPKHVDIDLTRTLKPTPEVYPYWSQQEGPAQPTVPTKQVEFSPTQLGPPLAKPPALPEKMELSPAEPLEPLKNAKQAPVQNVAPAKPQDFPDTQSSVTQQELQTQQPNLTKVTGQPLDVELTITTQPGMEGGLSPIMQEAPVQLPGPSKEGIAQPPGYQGVTVPTPAQDQAPFPKSPRITFQPFDLALTITPQPITEAELATNVQETPPKESVAQPPVHHEGQNQPPLSPSVTNQPLDLALTITTEPTTEAEHPADLSKTTAPSPNLTPVTTQHLDLGLTITPETSSMVTEPSTDMQETSSQPPMEGVTQSPIHQEVTVPTLGHNQAQYPTLPHITVQPLDTVLTINAKRTRKAEHSTALKKTKVPPVLHEEVLSQPDQVQAQHPTLTEVTVQPFDVELTLTPESIVEGEPLPTMQETSGQPPGPHNEVVYQPPVYYEMVVPKPSQDQTPHPMSPSGTAEPSKLESTITQVPTTQDEHSTAFKSISPPPYPMYPEVTFSPPVQIQTQYTNLPQVTVKPLDLEITQTPQRTTEATPSTTMQMTLTQSTEPLKELITQSPGDNEMTVPTAGQHQAQHPTSPSVIAQPSKMELTITLVPTAKAGHSPSLKKTTDLHPGQVQTQHSTLTEVTDQPLNAAATINVCELCTCKDETLSCTGLSPVQKLHRVPVPEPNSYNGTFSIL; this is encoded by the coding sequence atgcaggatgagaaaccctctatgacccagcaggaggaaacagctgaaattttacaggcccccgaagaggctgcaccttctccaatccatcaggaagcccaagctcacgcctcagtgttccctacggagcatgagcctttgaaagaccaggaggcagacacagctcagcagccaaagcccccagaagaggatgagcactccccacttccaggggtcccagctcagcctgaacaactgaaggaaccttcaccaagccagcaggggatttccgttccacctctagagcgccccgtgagtgcttaccaattaccactccaacagggaaacacaaaccagccttcagatatcttcccagagatgagtgatgctattccaatgaatatgacattttcacctcatattccagaagaaatactcagaactcagcatttaaggatgtctaaaaccaaaccaaaacatgtggatattgaccttaccagaaccctaaagcccactccagaagtttatccttactggagtcagcaggaaggacctgcccagcctacagttcccaccaagcaagttgaattttctccaacccagcttgggcctcctcttgccaagcctccagcactgcctgaaaagatggaactttctccagctgAGCCTCTAGAGCCCCTCAAGAATGCAAAACAAGCTCCAGTGCAAAATGTAGCCCCAGCCAAGCCACAAGACTTCCCTGACACTCAATCATCTGTAACCCAGCAGGAGCTTCAAACTCAGCAACCAAACCTGACCAAAGTCACAGGTCAACCTTTGGATGTGGAACTCACCATAACTACACAACCTGGAATGGAAGGCGGACTTTCTCCAATCATGCAGGAGGCCCCAGTTCAGCTTCCAGGGCCATCTAAGGAAGGTATAGCTCAACCCCCAGGATATCAGggggtgacagttccaacaccagctcaggatcaagctccgtttccaaaatcaccccgcatcacatttcaaccttttgatctggcacttacaataactccacagcccattacagaggctgaacttgccacaaatgtgcaggagactccacctaaagaatctgtagctcagccaccagtgcatcatgagggtcaaaatcaacctccactatcacccagtgtcacaaatcaacctttagacctggcacttaccattactacagaacctactacagaggctgagcatcctgcagacctgagcaagactacagctccatctccaaacctgactccagtcacaactcaacatctggacctgggacttaccataactccagaaaccagcagtatggtgactgaaccctctacagacatgcaggagacctccagtcaacctcccatggagggtgtaacccaatctccaatacatcaagaggtgacagttccaacactgggtcataatcaagctcaatatccaacattgcctcacatcacagttcagcctttggacacagtgcttaccataaatgcaaagcgtaccaggaaggctgaacattctacagccctgaagaagactaaagtacctcccgtgctccatgaggaggtactttcacaaccagaccaggttcaggctcagcatccaaccctgacagaagtcacagttcaaccttttgatgtagaacttaccctaactccagaatccattgtggagggtgaaccactcccaaccatgcaggagacttcagggcagcctccagggccacataatgaagtggtctatcagcctccagtttattatgagatggtagttccaaaaccaagtcaagatcaaactccgcatccaatgtcacccagtggcacagctgaaccttcgaagttagagtcaaccataactcaggtacccactacacaggatgaacattctacagccttcaagtctatatctcctcctccttatccaatgtaccctgaggtgacattttcacctccagtccagattcagactcagtatacaaacctgcctcaagtcacagtcaagcctctggacctggaaattacccaaactccacaacgtactacagaggctacaccttctactaccatgcaaatgaccctaactcagtctacagagccactaaaggagctcataactcagtccccaggggacaatgagatgacagttccaacagcaggtcagcatcaagctcagcacccaacatcacccagtgtcatagctcagccttccaagatggagctaaccataactctggtacccactgcaaaagctggccattctccatccctgaagaagactacagatctacatccaggccaggttcagactcagcactcaaccctaactgaagtcacagatcaacccctgaatgcggctgccaccataaatgtctgtgagctctgcacctgcaaagatgagacactttcgtgcactggcctcagcccagtgcagaagcttcacagagttcctgtaccagagcccaacagctacaatggcaccttcagcatattgtaa